GAACAATTTGGTGTTGATGGGACCAGTTACTGCATAGTACCCCGCATATGTGCCATTGACTGGAGGATTTACGCCCACGTGCAGGCCCTGGGAATTCTTGAATAGATCCGTTGGTGCTGGCGGGTTGAAATATGTGAACGCGCTTCCGCCATAATGCCAAAAGCCTTGCTCTGCTTCTAGCTCCTGCCTTGACTGCGTCTCGTTATTTAGCGGGTCGCGTGCTACAAGGCCTGACTGCGTCTTAATTATGGTAAAGTCGTCTATCGGATTTACTGTGACTGATACTGTGGCTGTATCTTGCTCACCATTGCTGTCAGATACCGTGTACGAGAAAGAGTCCTGACCGTTAAAGTCTCGACTCGGTTCATATTGTATACCTGATTCGAGAATGATTGCGGTTCCGTTGACTGGCTGTGTCACCGCAATGATCATTAGTTGGTCGTTATCTGCATCGGAGTCGTTCTCAAGGACGTTTATCAGCGCTGGCACATCCTCATCTGTAGCCGCAAAGTCGTCTCCTGCCATCGGAGAGTCGTTGATCTGGTTTATTGTAATGGATATGGTTGCAGAAGTTGATCCAATTCCGTCGCTTACCGTGTATAAAAATTCGTCAGCCCCGTTAAAATTGGAATTTGGAGCGTATGTTATGGTTCCATCCGAGTTGATGGCTGCAGTTCCATGCGTGGGTATGCCTGTCGAGGTGATTGAAAGAGTGTCTCCATCCACATCGGCGTCGTTGGACAGCGCGTCAATTACGACCTCCTCGTCCTCATCTGTCACCGCAAAGTCGTCTTTTGCCACCGGAGGGTCGTTCACCGGGTTTATTGTTACTGAGACGGTGGCTGAAGATGTACCTCCGCGCCCGTCTGTTACGGTGTATGCAAAACTATCGGCCCCATTAAAGTTGGGATTTGGTGTGTACATGATTCTGTTGCCAGATATGACGACAGCTACGCCGTTGCCTGCCTGTGTGACTGAACTGATTGCCAGGGGATCCCCATCCACATCTGAATCATTGGAGAGCACGTTGATTATTACCGATGTATCTTCGTTGGTTGCGGCAAAATCGGCTGTAGCGCTTGGGATGTCGTTTACTGGATTCACCGTTATGAAGACTGTCGCCGAATCGGAAAGAATTCCGTTGGAAACCGTATACCTAAAGGAATCTGAGCCAAAATAGTCCGTATCTGGTGTATACCTGATCCTGTCGCCCTCTATTCTTGCCTGCCCATCTGATGGCTGAGTTACGGAACTCAATGAGGGGCTGACCAGAACGAAATGATCGTTTGCCATGACGTCTACGAGTACTGATCTGTCCTCGTTTGTCTGTGCTGCGTCATCCCTTGCATCGATTATTGGGGATAGTAACTGGGCATTTACGTGCTGACTGGACAGTAAAACCGAGAGTGCAAGCAAACCGAATATGATCGTATGAATCTTCAATGATAGATACCATATTCAAAAGTTTATGTCAATT
The sequence above is drawn from the Candidatus Nitrosotenuis cloacae genome and encodes:
- a CDS encoding Ig-like domain-containing protein; its protein translation is MKIHTIIFGLLALSVLLSSQHVNAQLLSPIIDARDDAAQTNEDRSVLVDVMANDHFVLVSPSLSSVTQPSDGQARIEGDRIRYTPDTDYFGSDSFRYTVSNGILSDSATVFITVNPVNDIPSATADFAATNEDTSVIINVLSNDSDVDGDPLAISSVTQAGNGVAVVISGNRIMYTPNPNFNGADSFAYTVTDGRGGTSSATVSVTINPVNDPPVAKDDFAVTDEDEEVVIDALSNDADVDGDTLSITSTGIPTHGTAAINSDGTITYAPNSNFNGADEFLYTVSDGIGSTSATISITINQINDSPMAGDDFAATDEDVPALINVLENDSDADNDQLMIIAVTQPVNGTAIILESGIQYEPSRDFNGQDSFSYTVSDSNGEQDTATVSVTVNPIDDFTIIKTQSGLVARDPLNNETQSRQELEAEQGFWHYGGSAFTYFNPPAPTDLFKNSQGLHVGVNPPVNGTYAGYYAVTGPINTKLFHAVITTPVRTISGDFFQNGLYVQTWDGRINYVTCVSITSTAGTSWHIIRTFGNETQATQFEVLWSDLSANQPLTRDCTIITNGVNYLKIYLDGIKVYENSNIDLQMPGPFLYFLEPQNSHAQMLYGIYHDFYTTTDETIKVTNVPDIASRIDLVGQAGNVLAVAPISNGTAVLDVGMYHFPLTASIKMYDAADEEIASVNADIFGGDQYAITQ